In Oceanobacillus sp. FSL K6-2867, one DNA window encodes the following:
- the hemW gene encoding radical SAM family heme chaperone HemW, producing MESIQSVYIHIPFCRQICHYCDFVKFFYNEELATEYLEALMHEINTALPGDKHKMRTMYIGGGTPTALTIEQLHTLFRFLNKKFDFSSFEEVSIEVNPGDIDGEKTKLLKDYGITRISFGVQVMDDKMLEQLGRVHRVEDVYDTVNLLKQHHFSNVSLDLIYALPHQTVEQFQASLDEALSFGLPHYSTYALQIEPKTIFYQKHKKGQLHRPPEDDEVMMYEILKHTMKSKGIHQYEVSNFSVPGFESKHNLTYWNNDYYYGFGAGAHGYLPGKRITNLRPLPAYVKKAFSDGKPILQIDNVTIKERIEEEMFLGLRKISGIDKRHFHGRFGIEPVWLYKEELVNLVQNGLIQEDDQAIRLTEQGMLLGNLVFEKFLLDSKPKIETIS from the coding sequence ATGGAATCCATACAATCGGTTTATATTCATATTCCATTTTGCAGACAGATTTGTCATTATTGTGATTTTGTTAAGTTTTTTTATAATGAGGAACTGGCTACAGAATATTTAGAGGCTTTAATGCATGAAATCAATACTGCCTTGCCAGGAGATAAGCATAAGATGAGAACGATGTATATCGGTGGCGGTACTCCAACAGCTTTAACAATCGAACAGCTTCATACCTTGTTTCGATTTTTAAATAAAAAATTTGATTTCTCGAGCTTTGAAGAGGTTTCAATTGAAGTGAATCCAGGTGATATAGATGGGGAAAAGACCAAACTGTTAAAAGATTATGGAATAACCCGAATTTCGTTTGGTGTACAAGTGATGGATGATAAAATGCTTGAGCAGTTGGGGCGCGTTCATCGTGTGGAGGATGTATATGATACTGTCAATTTACTTAAGCAGCATCATTTTTCAAATGTCAGCCTTGATTTGATTTATGCACTTCCACATCAAACGGTTGAACAGTTTCAAGCATCGTTGGATGAGGCCCTTTCATTTGGATTGCCACATTATTCCACGTATGCACTGCAGATTGAACCCAAAACTATTTTTTATCAAAAGCACAAAAAAGGACAGCTCCATCGCCCACCAGAAGATGATGAAGTTATGATGTATGAAATACTTAAGCATACGATGAAATCGAAGGGGATTCACCAATATGAAGTAAGTAACTTTTCTGTACCGGGATTTGAGAGCAAACATAATTTAACTTATTGGAATAACGATTATTATTACGGATTTGGTGCTGGAGCACATGGTTATTTACCTGGTAAACGAATTACAAACCTCAGACCTCTTCCAGCCTATGTAAAAAAGGCATTTTCGGATGGAAAACCGATCTTGCAAATAGATAATGTTACGATAAAAGAACGAATAGAAGAGGAAATGTTTCTTGGACTACGGAAAATTAGTGGAATAGACAAGCGGCATTTTCATGGAAGGTTTGGAATTGAACCCGTGTGGTTATATAAAGAAGAGCTTGTAAATTTAGTGCAAAATGGGCTGATTCAGG
- the holA gene encoding DNA polymerase III subunit delta produces MSYLEVVKQLKKNQISSVYLAYGAESFFLQNLKQELIKRVLNGEEENLSLYDLEETPIQEVVADAETYPFFGERKLIIATNPEFLKAKPGKLPFEHKLDSLERYLSEPATYSVLVLIAPYEKIDERKKISKQLKKHAAIAVCNEVKEQELTQWINALANQLQITINQDAYEIFETELSTNLHLLENELTKLALYVGEGGVITKEIAEDLISHTSNSSSLRLVDAVMERNLHKAIAIYKDLEKMKEEPIALIGLLAFQFRTILRAKLLKEKGYGQFQIQKSMGAHPYVVKIALSRERQFSTQKLQDIIRKLADTDAVMKQGKMEKDLAFELLLYDLIQPAS; encoded by the coding sequence ATGTCTTACTTGGAAGTAGTCAAACAATTAAAGAAAAACCAAATTTCCTCCGTATATCTTGCGTATGGAGCAGAGTCTTTTTTCCTGCAAAATTTAAAACAGGAATTAATTAAACGTGTTCTGAATGGAGAAGAAGAGAACCTTTCGTTATACGATCTTGAAGAAACGCCAATTCAAGAAGTTGTTGCTGATGCAGAAACATATCCTTTTTTTGGAGAAAGAAAACTAATTATCGCCACAAATCCTGAATTTTTAAAGGCCAAGCCTGGTAAATTGCCGTTTGAGCATAAATTGGATTCACTGGAACGCTATTTAAGTGAGCCCGCAACTTATTCTGTGCTCGTTCTTATAGCACCATATGAAAAAATTGATGAGCGGAAGAAGATCAGTAAACAATTGAAAAAGCATGCAGCGATTGCAGTTTGTAATGAAGTGAAAGAGCAAGAGCTAACACAGTGGATTAATGCTTTAGCAAACCAACTGCAAATAACGATTAACCAAGATGCTTATGAAATTTTCGAAACAGAATTGTCTACAAATCTCCATTTGTTGGAAAATGAACTTACAAAGCTAGCTCTTTATGTAGGGGAAGGCGGTGTAATAACAAAGGAAATCGCTGAGGATCTTATTTCACATACCTCAAACAGTTCTTCACTACGGCTGGTTGATGCTGTTATGGAAAGGAATTTACATAAAGCAATTGCTATCTATAAGGATTTAGAAAAAATGAAAGAAGAGCCTATCGCTTTGATTGGCCTGTTGGCTTTTCAGTTTCGAACTATTTTGCGTGCAAAGCTGCTTAAGGAAAAAGGTTATGGCCAATTTCAAATACAAAAAAGCATGGGAGCACATCCATATGTTGTAAAAATCGCTTTAAGTAGGGAAAGGCAATTTTCAACGCAAAAACTTCAGGATATCATTCGTAAATTGGCAGATACAGATGCTGTTATGAAGCAAGGGAAAATGGAAAAGGATCTCGCTTTTGAGCTTTTGCTCTACGATTTGATTCAACCTGCCTCGTAA
- a CDS encoding stage II sporulation protein P has product MKNKHLNQNVRGIYRKSGLYLISILVLFVSIGILTTVQPAYRFSSSLLTEWTRDIDGFVFYNLLSMENRAFKQAFPEDRQLPKLSSVLFQVATNLKPDDPRSLLGNEIPGFSIYDRQILIAGEGTNYTNLPFESSPPLEEVLRDREALIDDPKEGKAQNEEEPKKDTEDKTPATDDKKVVYIYNTHTRESFLPHLPDVTDPDLAFHGEVNITKVSDHLAKALEDKGIGAQVEDADIDKVLNDKGMNRSQAYDASREFVEEAIAMNDEIRYVFDLHRDSVRKDVTTKEINGKSYARIMFVVGMEHPEHEKNIKIASELHDLIEEKYPGLSRGVVPKQGSGVDGIYNQDLSQNAVLIEMGGVDNNLDELYRSADAVADIFSDYYWDAEEVQANE; this is encoded by the coding sequence ATGAAAAACAAACACCTAAATCAAAATGTGCGTGGCATATATAGAAAAAGTGGACTATATCTGATCAGTATCTTAGTTCTATTTGTGAGTATAGGAATATTGACAACTGTACAGCCGGCATACCGCTTTTCATCAAGCCTATTAACGGAATGGACAAGAGATATTGATGGTTTTGTGTTTTATAACTTGCTGAGTATGGAAAATCGAGCATTTAAACAAGCGTTTCCGGAGGATCGCCAACTGCCTAAGCTTTCAAGTGTGCTCTTTCAGGTTGCAACTAATTTAAAGCCAGATGATCCACGAAGTCTACTTGGAAATGAAATTCCTGGATTTTCTATCTATGATAGGCAAATTTTAATCGCCGGCGAAGGAACAAATTATACAAACCTTCCTTTTGAATCGTCACCGCCACTTGAAGAAGTCTTAAGGGATCGGGAGGCTTTAATCGATGATCCGAAAGAGGGAAAGGCTCAAAATGAAGAAGAGCCTAAGAAAGATACTGAAGACAAAACTCCAGCAACAGATGATAAAAAAGTTGTTTATATTTACAACACACATACTCGGGAATCGTTTTTACCGCATTTGCCAGATGTTACAGATCCGGATCTCGCTTTTCATGGGGAAGTGAACATTACAAAGGTAAGTGACCATCTTGCTAAAGCTCTTGAGGACAAAGGGATAGGGGCTCAGGTGGAAGATGCGGATATTGATAAAGTTCTTAATGATAAAGGTATGAACCGCTCGCAAGCTTATGATGCATCTCGGGAATTTGTAGAAGAAGCGATAGCAATGAATGATGAAATTCGGTATGTATTTGATTTGCACCGGGATTCAGTACGTAAAGATGTGACAACAAAAGAGATAAACGGTAAATCGTATGCCAGAATTATGTTTGTTGTTGGAATGGAGCACCCTGAGCATGAGAAAAATATAAAAATTGCTTCTGAGTTACATGACTTAATCGAAGAAAAATATCCAGGCCTAAGCAGGGGTGTTGTACCGAAACAAGGTTCAGGTGTCGATGGTATTTATAACCAAGACCTTTCCCAAAATGCAGTTCTGATTGAAATGGGCGGTGTTGACAATAATCTAGATGAATTATACCGATCGGCGGATGCAGTTGCAGATATATTTAGTGATTATTATTGGGATGCAGAAGAAGTACAAGCAAATGAATAG
- a CDS encoding YqzM family protein, protein MNEFEKDVQYKGNDVVDSALGFVFSFVFFFLIFAIGAAISVFG, encoded by the coding sequence GTGAATGAATTTGAAAAAGATGTGCAGTATAAAGGAAATGACGTAGTTGACTCCGCTTTAGGATTTGTTTTTTCATTCGTTTTCTTTTTCCTAATCTTCGCGATTGGTGCTGCTATTAGCGTTTTCGGTTAA
- the gpr gene encoding GPR endopeptidase → MADKNKVFQVRTDLAVEARDMYTETVEKESEIKGVTFKERQEADIKVSYVDIDQEGAKLLGKKPGNYVTIYADGVKKQDTARQEAAAKVLAKEIEQLLVRNNIPIDANGLIVGLGNWNVTPDALGPMAVEKVLVTSHLFKLQQETVAEGYREVAAVTPGVMGVTGIETSDIIFGIAEKYKPDFVIAIDALASRSIERVNETIQLSDTGIHPGSGVGNKRKEISQETLGVPVLAIGVPTVVDAVTITSDTIDFLLKHFGREWKEKDSPSKSLAPAGMTFGGKKLTEADMPNEVQRQSVLGMVGGLSEDEKRKLISEVLTPIGHNLMVTPKEVDGFMIDMANVIANGLNAALHENVNVDNFASYSR, encoded by the coding sequence ATGGCGGATAAAAACAAAGTGTTCCAGGTTCGGACGGATTTAGCAGTTGAAGCGAGAGATATGTATACAGAGACAGTGGAAAAAGAAAGTGAGATAAAGGGGGTTACGTTTAAAGAAAGACAAGAAGCGGATATAAAGGTTTCTTACGTTGATATTGATCAAGAAGGGGCAAAATTACTCGGTAAAAAACCGGGTAATTATGTAACGATTTATGCCGATGGTGTCAAAAAACAAGACACAGCTAGACAGGAAGCAGCTGCAAAAGTGCTTGCAAAGGAAATTGAACAATTGCTTGTTCGTAATAATATCCCGATCGATGCGAATGGCCTAATTGTTGGTCTCGGAAATTGGAATGTTACACCAGATGCATTAGGACCAATGGCAGTCGAGAAAGTCCTTGTGACGAGTCATTTATTTAAATTGCAGCAGGAAACAGTAGCTGAAGGATATCGTGAAGTAGCGGCAGTAACACCTGGAGTAATGGGTGTAACAGGTATTGAAACAAGTGATATTATCTTTGGTATCGCAGAAAAGTATAAGCCTGATTTCGTAATTGCCATTGATGCACTTGCTTCCAGATCTATTGAGCGTGTAAACGAAACGATACAGCTATCCGATACGGGAATCCATCCCGGCTCTGGTGTTGGCAATAAACGAAAGGAAATTAGCCAGGAAACCTTAGGCGTGCCAGTTTTAGCAATTGGCGTACCGACTGTAGTTGATGCTGTTACCATTACTAGCGATACAATTGATTTTCTTTTAAAGCACTTTGGACGTGAATGGAAGGAGAAAGACAGTCCTTCTAAATCTTTAGCACCGGCTGGAATGACATTCGGCGGGAAAAAGCTGACAGAAGCAGATATGCCGAATGAAGTACAGCGTCAATCTGTTTTAGGTATGGTTGGCGGGCTTTCTGAAGATGAGAAAAGAAAGCTGATTTCAGAAGTATTGACACCAATTGGTCATAATTTAATGGTTACACCGAAAGAAGTTGATGGCTTTATGATTGACATGGCAAATGTTATTGCAAATGGCTTAAATGCTGCGCTTCATGAAAATGTAAATGTTGATAATTTTGCTTCATACAGTCGTTAA
- the rpsT gene encoding 30S ribosomal protein S20 — protein sequence MANIKSAIKRVKINNKKRANNGPQKAEMRSEIRRVENLVEANDVENAKAALKNTVKRIDKAVQKGLIHRNAGDRQKSRLTKKVNSL from the coding sequence ATGGCTAATATTAAATCTGCAATCAAACGTGTAAAAATTAACAATAAAAAACGTGCGAATAACGGACCACAAAAAGCAGAAATGCGTTCTGAAATCCGTCGTGTAGAAAACTTAGTTGAGGCAAATGACGTGGAGAACGCAAAAGCTGCATTAAAAAATACTGTAAAACGTATTGACAAAGCTGTTCAAAAAGGACTTATCCACAGAAATGCTGGAGATCGTCAAAAGTCTCGTCTTACTAAAAAAGTAAACAGCCTGTAA
- the lepA gene encoding translation elongation factor 4 translates to MVKKQRKVRNFSIIAHIDHGKSTLADRILENTQTVTKREMKEQLLDGMDLERERGITIKLNAVQLSYTSKSGEEFIFHLIDTPGHVDFTYEVSRSLAACEGAILIVDAAQGIEAQTLANVYLALENDLEIIPVINKIDLPSADPERVKKELEDVLGIDGDEAILASAKANIGIEEILERVTEVVPEPAGDSEAPLKALIFDSLYDSYRGAISYVCVKEGTIKVGDKIQMMSSGKQFEVNEVGVFTPKAVSKNELTVGDVGYITASIKNVGDTQVGDTITLADRPANEALPGYRKLNPMVFCGLYPVDSNDYNDLREALERLELNDSSLQYDPETSQALGFGFRCGFLGLLHMEIIQERIEREFNIDLITTAPSVIFEVEKTNGELLTVDNPSKMPDPQVIEEIREPYVEATIMVPNDYVGAVMEIAQKKRGQFIDMQYLDDIRVNVIYHIPLSEIVYDFFDQLKSHTKGYASFDYELIGYQPSKLVKMDILLNGDTIDALSFIVHRDFSYERGKQIVDKMKELIPRQQFEVPVQAAIGNKIVARSTIKAVRKDVTAKLYGGDISRKRKLLEKQKEGKKRMKMVGSVEVPQEAFMAVLQMNDD, encoded by the coding sequence ATGGTGAAAAAACAACGAAAAGTACGAAATTTTTCGATTATAGCACATATTGACCATGGGAAATCAACTTTAGCAGATCGAATTTTAGAAAATACACAAACCGTTACAAAACGAGAAATGAAGGAACAGCTATTAGATGGAATGGATTTGGAACGTGAACGTGGGATTACCATTAAGCTAAACGCTGTTCAATTATCATATACGAGCAAAAGCGGAGAGGAATTTATTTTTCATTTAATTGATACACCTGGGCATGTCGATTTTACATATGAGGTTTCAAGAAGTCTCGCCGCATGCGAGGGAGCTATCCTTATTGTAGACGCTGCACAGGGAATCGAGGCACAGACACTGGCAAATGTGTACCTTGCGCTGGAAAATGATTTAGAAATCATTCCTGTCATTAATAAAATTGATTTGCCAAGTGCAGATCCCGAACGTGTTAAAAAAGAATTAGAAGATGTACTGGGTATCGATGGAGATGAAGCGATCCTTGCCTCAGCAAAGGCAAATATCGGAATCGAGGAGATATTAGAAAGGGTTACAGAGGTTGTGCCAGAACCAGCCGGTGATTCGGAAGCACCATTGAAAGCATTGATTTTCGACTCTTTATATGATTCCTATCGCGGGGCTATTTCTTACGTATGTGTGAAAGAAGGAACGATTAAAGTTGGAGATAAAATTCAAATGATGTCATCTGGAAAACAGTTTGAAGTAAACGAGGTTGGAGTGTTTACGCCAAAGGCTGTTTCTAAAAATGAGCTGACTGTCGGGGATGTGGGCTATATAACTGCATCAATTAAAAATGTTGGCGACACACAAGTAGGGGATACCATAACACTTGCGGATAGACCAGCTAATGAAGCTTTGCCAGGTTATCGTAAGCTAAATCCAATGGTGTTCTGTGGACTTTATCCAGTTGATTCAAATGACTATAATGATTTACGAGAGGCATTAGAAAGATTGGAATTGAATGATTCATCCTTGCAGTACGATCCAGAAACTTCTCAGGCACTTGGATTTGGTTTCCGATGTGGCTTCCTTGGACTGCTGCATATGGAAATTATTCAGGAGCGCATAGAAAGAGAATTTAACATTGATCTCATCACAACTGCACCAAGTGTTATTTTCGAAGTAGAAAAAACAAATGGTGAACTTTTGACGGTTGATAATCCATCCAAAATGCCTGATCCGCAAGTAATTGAGGAAATCCGTGAACCTTATGTAGAAGCAACCATAATGGTGCCAAATGATTATGTTGGAGCTGTGATGGAGATTGCCCAGAAAAAACGTGGCCAGTTTATCGATATGCAATATCTTGACGATATTCGTGTGAATGTTATTTATCATATTCCGCTTTCAGAAATTGTATATGATTTCTTCGATCAATTGAAATCACATACAAAAGGATATGCTTCCTTTGATTACGAGCTAATTGGCTATCAGCCTTCCAAGCTTGTTAAAATGGATATCCTGCTTAATGGTGATACTATTGATGCTTTATCATTTATTGTCCATCGAGACTTCTCTTATGAGCGCGGAAAACAAATCGTTGATAAAATGAAAGAGTTAATACCTAGACAGCAATTTGAGGTTCCTGTTCAAGCGGCGATTGGGAATAAAATTGTTGCACGTTCCACGATTAAAGCGGTACGTAAAGATGTAACAGCCAAATTATATGGTGGAGATATTTCACGTAAACGTAAATTACTTGAAAAACAAAAAGAAGGTAAGAAACGAATGAAAATGGTTGGATCCGTGGAAGTCCCTCAAGAAGCATTTATGGCCGTATTACAAATGAACGATGATTAA